tgtttttacaaaaacatttcacttacactaaaattgtgttttaacaataaataaataaaaatttaaaagaCAAATTTGTAAAAAAAGGCACACAAGTCCTAGGACAGATGTTACAGAAAAGTAAACTATTTTCTTTACAAATACCTGTATGTCAGTAGTTCACACTCCTACCTGTTGACATtccattacaaaaacaaatgtccTTTAGTACAAAATCTCTCAGTAGTGTCAGCAATTCCATGCTGGTCCAGTAAACATTTCTACTTGGCTCCCCTGTCCTTCATTACCAAAattgcttaaaaacaaaacaaaacaaaaaaaacaaacattgcttgATAATCAGGTCCATTTTTCTGAAGAAAATTCCTGAGAGCTCCTTCATCTCTTCCCTTCCCTGCTTAACCTCTGACTGCAAACGCATGTACAAGGAAGCCTCCTCTTGCCAAAGTTAGCCCCAGGCCTTACAACCTGGATTGCAGGATTACTCCTTTTAAACAACCTGTGAAAACAACAACAGCCCCTTAAATGGGCCACCAGCTGTCATTATGTGTCCACGGGCGATGCGTCCTGTGTGATGATCTGGATGTGCGTCGCTTCTATCTGATCCTCCATGTCCTCGTTCTCGGAGGGGGAGATTGCTTCACTCGTACTGTCCTCCCCCTGACTGTTCTCTCGCTCGGTCCCCTCCGAatcatcctcctcctccagcgtgagttcgaACTGGAACTTCTCCGTGGTGCTGTGATTGTCTTGGCCCTGCTCATAAAAAGGAGGGGACGGGCTCTGAGGGATCATGCTCTGATACCAGTTCCTATTGTCCTCTAACGTGTCCAGGATGTCTTGTGCGTCCGGGTGGACTAGATCAGCCCATGTCTCCCACAGAGGATGGACAATGTAGTCAATGAATCCGACCTGCGAGGGCAAGGGAAGGAGAAAATCAAATAAGAGAACTCAATTTAAATCAGTTTACTTGCTAAACTTATggcaaaaataaaaactcaagtAGCATAGATACAACTCATATTAGATATGCTTTTCAAATCTGAACTAATTTCCATTACAAACAGCTTCTGGGCAGTTCTGTAGTTGGTTCATGTATACAGGATTCCTggcacatttaaaacagaatcttTAGGATCCGGCTGGATCAAAATCTGTGTCATGGTCTTTATGCACAGGACTAAACTGATCCCTCTTTGTTTAATTTGCTCTCATGATGTTCATACCTGTGACTTTTCGACGGAGGCCGTGTGTTTATCACACATGGGGCTGATCTCCatgcccctctccctctctctgtctccctggtGGAAGAATTCATCCATGATTCTGTCTGTCCACTGCCTGTACAGCTCCAGAGACTTGGTGGGATTGCTCAGGTCTGCACAATGCACCATGTTGCGAAGAACCTAAAATATTTCAAGCGGATTAGCCACTGCAGCATACACTGTTATCCCTAAAAAAGGATTACCAGTATTGCAACTGAAtggctttaaatttaaaaatgtcgATCTTGGGGATTAAATGGGAAATCACTGTAACCGTAGGAATTAGATTAAAATCgagcaatactaaaataaactttttataaaattcaatgacacatTTTGAATTAAAGCCTTCCTCAATGTCACGAAGACATTAAGAAAGAGCTATAGACCCAAGGGTTTGCTCTGAATCAAGCAGCCGTAGACTTCCTCACATACCTGTAttctgtctgtgtaattgtctagTAGAAGAACCCCTGAACTTGTCACTTTCTTGGTCTCCACCATGGTTTTCAAATCCGCCAGTAAGCTCATGTGTTTGGACATGTCGGTCGCCAAAACCTAGAAATAAACGTTACAGAACACTTTAAAAAAGGGGCATAAACTGAACTGGACTTTGTTTTAATTCGCATTGCAATACATAGAGGGGGTTGATTCATGTTCACTCTTACCATATCAATGACCATTTTTCTCAGAGACTGCCGCTGCTTCTTGCTGAGGTTCTGGAAGATGTCGCAGTGCTCTTCCTGCAGCAGCTTGAAGCCCACGGCAAGATGGTGGTTTTCTAACACTGATTCGTCATTGTACATCAGTGCCAACTCTGAGTCTGAAACCAAGCAGAACCAATCGATTCAGAAATCAGGATGAAACAGCTCGCCCTTTCAAGACAAACATGTCACTGTAAAATGAACGATTCTCGGAAAAGAAATAACGCGACTGTACGTACAGTAGTACAACAAAATTAAAAAGATCCAGCACAGTAAATAATCTTCAAGAGAGAAGATTGCAGATATTGCAGCTGATCCACTGATCTTGATTTGTATCCAAACTGCTGACTTCATGGAACatgacccccttgtaaatgaggcctcagtgttaatgggtaaatctcctggtagAATAAATAATTGTATAGGCAGCAAATAAATCTAACTGAATTACCATTATTAGAAAGAGGTTTCCAAGCTGGAACAACACTGTTGTAATTTGATCAGTACTAATACTGTAGAACTAAAACCTGGAGAGATTATACACCAGTATGTTTTATACAGCATGTATATCATTTGGTTGTAATGAATATGTTTGGCACAATGCAACAGTGTATCACAGAAATACTCACTGGTGTTAATTAGGAACTGATTGGAGACACCAGGGTGATCAACGTCATGAATCGCAGCAGCAAAGATCGCAGCCAGGATCTCAAGATCTGTGAAGACCGCCTGAAACCAGACAGAGAAACACGTTGGCGTCACAGTCATAAACACAACTTTGAGAAGGCCATTAAACCAAGTTTCAACCCAAATAAGCTTTCATTGCATGTTTAGATTCACTGCTGACAGTATGATGGAAAGCACATGTAATTCTCCTATTAGAAAACCCTAAATATGGCTGGAGCAATGAAACTTACATCTAACGCTGGCGTTGACAGCAGGATGTGTGTTGACTGGGCGACATCGGCAGCATGCAGGCTGTTATGGTAAGCTGCATCTGAATGGTAGTGGTCTTCTAACGTCATCATGTAGGACACAAATGTGTCTGTAGGGATCTTGAAGGTCTTCAGCAAGTCTCTCTCctgcgagagaaaaaaaaaataacaatccaAAATATTTAGATTCATTAACAAAAGGAAGCAGTCTGCACATGCTTAAGGGTTATATTTTCTGGAGGTTTTACAAAACAGACCCAAGTAACATTCAAAAAAGAGAGGAAAGGTTACTAACCTGGAAAATGGCATACATTATGCATGTGAGAGGTCTGCTGTGTGAATATTCAGACACTTTGAAAATGTTAAGGCCCCACTTATTCAGGTCTTCCAGCTCCTGAGAAGATAAACAGTCTTGTTAGATGTACGGCACAGCCACATGCAAACCACCATTCAGAAGAAAATGCTAATggcatacaaacatttctaaTGCAGCTACTTTGCAAGATCATGAAACATATAACCCATAACAAACTAAATGGGACTAGGGTTAAtaagcaaccttttttttttgacaattccTAATTATATGTCATGTCTACTTGTTTTGATGCAGTAACTTGGCTTATTTAACCCTTTTCATGTATGGTGACTTCATATGGGGACAGACGGAAGActcaaatgcatgatgacctcataagGATGcaccccatataaagcaatggaaaaactAAATCAGCTacttaatatttcatgcatgaaagggttaatactGTAGTAATTTAAAGAAAgccttgtatttaaaaatatgtagctAATCAGTCTAATCTGACAAGCCTAGTTAAATAATATGAAAATATCCCTTCTCTTCAatttgacatttcttttttttgcgtAACCATTCCTCTGGTTTGATTTGCATTACTTGATTGCACTGATATTTTAACAAGGCTTTGAATCCCACACACACCTTGGACAGCAGGTCCTCCTTGTCTGTTTTGACTCCGAATCTTGAGATGCTGCAGTTGGTCAAGCTGGAGCCGTGAGTTAGTTTCTTCACCCCGCTGATTTGTGTCATGAGTTGCTGCTCCTTTTTCTTCTTGTCTCTGGCCTTTGATGTCGGGGATGGGATCTCCATATCATTCTGTTTGTCTGTGGAAGCGAGAGCCGGAGGAATAATGTCAATTTTATCATCCTTTTGTGGCACTATGCTGATCTTGACCTCAAAGTACCATTGCTTAAATATAAAACCCCTCTTtgtaatgcattttgatttttttcttctactTCAAAGCATGACCCTGTATAAAGGGAGCAGAAAGCAAGTTCCTTCATTTTTGCCAATATTGTTTCATGCTCTTTTTAACCTAATTAGTGTTAAGgatacatttttttccccttgaTGTAAACTAACATAAATTGCAATTGGCTTTTCCTGTTCTTCCAACACCTTATATTTCGCTGAGTGACGTCAATGGCCCCAGGTGCTCAGAAATCACTGTACCTCATACACCTGGGCAACGAAAGATGTTCCTttgcatattgtttaaaaaataaaaatgtttttttttttttatggatatacacaaaaggtttagcctaaatgattaaaacatttgtttctgacgatagattttttttatttccacaaATATGTTTTGGACAAAAGCTCTTCTTCGCAGCTaaagggcttttgtccgaaaaCATATATttgattttgaaaagaaaaaaaaaaaattctacctgCATTGAGGGAATTGCTGGTAGATCTCCTCTTTAATGAGTCATTTTTCATACTCTGGTTAGTTTGCATGCCATTATATTCCCTCTGCTGAGGCAGATTTAATTATCTTTACAATAATTCGGGTaattgctgtatttttatttatttatttatttatttattgcttaattaaagAAAGTGGCAACAGAAATTAATTGAGCGGAAACACCGTTTCTAGTGCAGGGCAATAAAGAAGGAAGCCGTTATTCATAAGCATGTCCACCTGACaatctttttctttgtttggacTATCAATTGATTCAAATGAAGGGCTTTTCCCATACAGTCTCTCTGGCACAGATCAATGTTCAAGCTGCAGAAAAGGTTAATGCATTTTTCAGCTTGACTCCAAGATTTTAAAtatcaaaagtgttttttttttttgttaaaaatgctTAATAAAAATACACGCACCCAAAGTGAATGCATAAGGGGCTAGAATGAAATCTGTgatttttaaatgagaaaccatTCTGATGTAACATATGTACTTGACTTTATGTCGCTGCATGGTTTAATACCATAACACGGAGAGCTTTTCACACTTCAGTGAAGAAGCAGTTCCTAATGAAAAGTACCTGAGATCACAGAACAGTAAGAACAACTGTGTAGAacgatagaaaaaaaacaacgacAGAATTTTTGTAATCACCAGTCTCGATCTGCATTACAGACAGCTATGTACCAGATATGGCTTGACTGCAGTATAAAGATATGTTCTGCTTGATCAGGGAGAGGGAAGGGGTTGTTCACTTGTATCAATGTGCTTTACTGCATATAATCATTTATCAGGCTACCCTCCAATCCACATGCCAGAAATCGGATGTATTGCTCTCCAGCTAGCTCCAACATTGGCATCAATTGAagtattgttttaaaacttttcGAAGGCAGTGTACTCGCCTGCAGTCGCATGCAAAGGGGTGAGGGCAGCACGGTTAAAATGCCATCAATGGGACTGATTGCACAGTAATAACACTTCAGGTTGTATTTATAGTGTTATTGCAACAATAACATATCTTGCTGTTATATTTTGTTTCAACTGTACATTTAATTACAATGGGCAATTCAATTTTAAATGCATTGCCAATGATCCATTGTACCGTATTACTGCCTCCTAATGCATCTTAAACTGAAATCTTTCATTTATAGAAATACAATGCAAAATCTAAAGCTAAATCAAAAGCTAAACAAAAACCAAACCAATAACAATGAAAAAATCCTGCTGAACCCAGATGTCTCCGTTTCAGCTGCTATTCCACCAAATCCCATTTTTCTCTGACGGAATGGAAACAAATACCCATCTGTCATGACTGTATGGGGCAACTTCAAAAAGCATGAAAGTAAAAAAAGGCAAGCTGTCACTAATTGGGTGTTCGTCACTGAATCTGCGTTTTCCTTTTCCACAAGGGTTACCACCAAGCTCCTACTGCATAATACATGCttgccccccctcctccctcctcccaccCACAAGCACTGCAGGGGAAGATTCTGAAGCAAAGAATCCTCCTGCAAACTGGATAAGACTGGATTAGTGAATCCGCAGTGTTGAAGCACAAACCTCACAATTCCCTGCACTTTAAAATATTATCAGCTCAACTGAAAcctcgaggggggggggggggttcaggagTCGAGATTCATTTCACACATTTCTTAAACTATATAATGAGTTTATTATTTTTCCACGGTTAGCTTTTTAAAAAGAGATCCATTAAGTGCTTTGAAGATGATTCACAGAACAGAACAGCTTGGCTAGTGGCAAGCAATTGGGGAAGCATTTTGTTAAGGATTAATGTAAGAGTTCAATCAAAGAGGACCCGAAAcgatacataaaaaacaaacttggGTTTCCGCAACAATGGCTCTATCTGCTGTCAAGACCATTACTTTACAAAAATGGATACTGAACAGCAGTAAAACACCACATGCAGAAATCCATCAGTGAAGGGCTGTAAATACCACTGGTGCGAATCAGCTGCAGTAAAACACAGCATGGTACAAGAGCAGATGCTTAAGTAGGAGAAAGATTGATTTTCTGCTAGCCAGCGCTGCTCCATCGCcttctgtattaataaaaaaacgGGCTCCCGTTCCCCCGTGACACTTTCTCACCCCCAATTAACAGTACCAATAAGCATACATTAACTAGCTAAGGGATTTTCATTTTCAATATCTACCTGAGACTGGGTGATGTACACAGTATAGCTTCTGTGTTCCAATTAATATACATGTACTATATACAGTGTGCATGTGCACTGGAATGCATAAGGGTATGGTGGATGGTGTACTTTACTTGGAATATCTAGTTACCTTTTATGGATTTTGTCTTCGAGGTTTCCTAGGGGATCAGAGAACCCTACAATTTGATCAGGTatttgtactttatttatttatttatttattttttagatacaAGTTCTGTTTCAACCCCCTTTTGTTAAAACACGTCGAAGGATATTTTTGTTGTGTGTCCCCCCCCTCCCTTATTTTGAATGTGTGGCAAAACATGTCAAAATACCTGTAATAACCCAAAGGCTAGTTACCTAAGAAGGTGTTTGAAATGAATTCAGACACCTGGTTTCCTGACCGGCTCGTCTCCGACATGTGTGTCAGCTCCCGGTTCAGCATTCTCTTgaactgaaacacagagagaagAGGGTGGCACTTAGATTTGAATGTACTTTTAAAGCTGCCTTATCAGTAATGCTGTTCAATCTCAATTCAGTACTGTATATgaacacacacatttacattaaGAAACAGTGCTTGTGGTCATTGTTCCATATTGTGGCTATTTCAGATAACAGGGTCACCAGTCCAGCATTTATGACAACCAATAAGATCTGAGCAGTTTCCCAGTGCTGCGCCACAACTTTCCAGTGTAACAAACCAACCACTCATTATGAattgtatcatttaaaataagagcTTTTAAACCAAGATCAATCAAATCAAAAAGCTATACCCCTGGGATTTGAATCTATTTGAAGAAACAATCATATTTACATCTACATTCAGTGACACTTAAGAAAACACCATTATACACAACTGCAATTTGATTGGAAAATGACTCCCTTGACAACAATGCatatatctttatttaaaaaggtCTATGTTACAACAAAGGTTAGTCTTGACCTGAATGAGCACACGTCTGTCTACTGCAGAGAATTTAATTACAGTGGCTGTTTCTGTATACAGTGCCAACATCTTCCTGAACGCTTTTTCGAACGCTTTTACAAAAttctaaatacatttctgttacaTGCATGCTAGACAGTTTTGCACACGTCAGGAATCGGTGTGGCCTCAGTCCCATACATGAGTGTACAGTATACCCCAGACCAAATTAAACAAGTCCATTATGTATATATGCTAATTTACCCACCTTGATGTAACCCCAAGATACCGTCAGTAAATAGTTTGTCTCAGGCATTTTGACCACGTTGCAGCACAGCCACCGACACTCCTTATGCCAGATTACAGATATACAGTCGAAGGTATTCCGCAACTAATCCCAAAATACTCTCCACTTTAACAGCAGCAGAATTCCCCAAATCCCCCAAATGGTCCGTTATCAGCTAAAAAAGACAGCCACATTTGGCACGCCATGTTTGCAGCAGGACTGTGTACAGTATCTGTCCACTCCGAGGCAGAAGGAGAGCATGAAAACAGGGTCGGATGAAGAAGCCAGGATCAATCCCAAGCTTGTGCTGTTTGCTAGATTGTAGCACCAGGAGCTGATAAATTATGAAAAGCCTCGGATGATTTAGCTGGCTGAAGGGGGTCCCTGCTTCAGATTAGTCTCGCTCCGGTGACTTGCACTGGAAGGATCTGGTCTGCCAACCCCAGCAACAGAATTCAGACTCTTCATTTTCCCAAAGCACAGATGATTTGACAGAAAATGGAGAAAGCCCCCTGCTTACatatgcaaaacaaattcaggagttgcgccccccaccccccttctctCAACACGGCACTGCAGTTATGTATtaacaagggtttttttttttttcacagtgctGCATAAAGGCAGCTTGATCTAATTAGGGAAACATATTTTGTTATAgcacatgtttgtttaaaaaaaaaaaatgtggcaaaaGATCTTTTATACATATTACAAATATACACTTAAGACATTTTAATCAAATTAGTTTGGTATTTTGCAAATTCTCAATAtgatacaaaaaatgtaaaattatatatatatatatatatatatatatatatatatatatatatatatatatatatatatatatggcatttgACCTTCAAAATGAGATGTTTGCACTGTTATCTACGCATTAACATTACGATGACTGACTattattagatttaaaaaatgctaAATAGATTGTCGGCTATTAATGGACTTcatgagaaattattattatttgtgttagaTCTGTGGGCTGTCAGTAAATCCAGACGGAATCCTGGTGATTAAACAGGCATGGCTATTTTCTCTGTAGGGCTGCTCACAATAATTGGTATTCCTACCACTTACAATGACATCACCTACACTTTATCCACTGGTGAAACCCTAGTCTGGAGCCAGAGAACAACCAAtcaaatgaacattttaaacgCCATGgcaacagcatcacatgacctcCCAAGGCTGGACTGTGAGGTTTCCCTTCAAACCATACCGCTGATAAACACAGCTCAGCCAAGCTTGCGATGAAGTCACATGCTTTACACCCTTCCCCCAGAAAGGACTTCTCTAAACCATCGCATGGTCAATATGTCAACAGCATAGGCTTCCCCCACACAATTGATCAATGCTGTCGGtaatcttcatgttttaaaaatcaaaccACTATTGTGACATTTTTAATGAGTAAGTGGAACTGTTTTGCAGGTGATCATTTAGTACTGTACATTCATTTTCCAATCTctttattttagtagtattactGTTCTGAGTGTATTTGGAATAATAATTGGATAGATTTCTATCTAAATAGATTCTGAATTAGCATCTGCTGTACAAGGAAGGAGAGATGTTTTGCTGtgcagcagaaaataaaacaatggagGAAGCTTTAAGATGAATACATAGCTTTGTATCTATGTGCAGACGTGCTTGGAATAGCAAATAGAATGTCCGGTTTCTGTACCGATCCTTTTACTGTTGTCAATGACTGCCTGTGTCaatcaaatgttatttatttattatggcattcattttttttaaaaatgcaaaatacagGTGTGTTTTTAAGATGCAGAGcactgtgtgtttattaaatgcttctgtactgTTCTAGCACCAGTAATGTAAGAGAGAAATCAGGTGTGGCTTTACCAAACACctttgcagtgaaaaaaaaaaatatcaaccaAACTTTCTCAAGAATGTATCTGGCAATAAAGAAAGTGGAGATCAATCCTTTTAGCAGCCGAAGAAGCTTTTACAAGGTGAGCAGTACTGACAATGCAGTGTCCAAGCCAGCAGGATAGTCTATACAGCTTCGCTCTCTGCTCCTTCATTGTGGACGGGATCATTTAATCTAGGCAAGTCAACAGGGGCATTTCTAGGTCACAAGGAAGAAACCAATAGGAAACCtgttttgaaatgtaattgtatgaaaCCCTATTTGTCCTTTGCCATTTTAATTCAATTTCATTAAGattatgcaaaagaaaaaaagcactttCAAGGACATTGGTTAACTTGTCAGcctattttgagatatctaacCTGTACAAGATTTTTATTGTGAACCGAGACAATCTAGTGCAGCTTCAAAGAGTAGTAATCATTTTATATGATATATAATtaactgggggagggggggggatgaCAAACTATGTTAAGATAACGTACGTAAGATCCACAAAACCAGGGAGATTGGGGTTCCGTTTTTACACGAGAGCAATCTTAACTGCGCCATGTTCTACCGGGGCACTGCAGCACAGACAGCAGCGTGGAGGCTCTCCAGGCACACATGTCTGGCTGAACGGCATGTTTAACCACCTCACAGTTTGACAGCTACAGTATGAAAACACAGTCTGAAACATTGCAATTTAACTCATTTTTAGACGCCCCCTTTTATTCTAAGGAGAGCCCTTTTCCAGTTTCAGAGATAATCAAGTTGACAATTTCCTATGTCTAACTGCTTTTAAACCTGAGTTATTCATAtctcaaattcatgatttataatAGGAGCTTACTTAACTATAGAGGTGCTACAATGGTACTTCCTTTTACACCAGGTATCAatgcaattaaatacaaaaaatacaaactaGACTATTTGTGATCCAAAATGACCAGACAAATTCCCCTTTTCGAATTAGATGCTCCATTTCACATCATTACAAAAGGGGTATTGTGTTAATATAGCATGATACGTATAGCTTGAGCATGCAATAAAAACCCTAAAGATtaaataccatttaaaatacaAGCTATTGTCGATGTCTTTTAAAGCATTTTCTGAACAACATTCTTTCTTTTGCAAAACAGGATCAGCAGCCCGTGATACTGTCCCCAATTCCTAATACAATATCTTGCCATTTGTCTGCAGTGCCTTGAGGGGGAATCCACATGGTGCTCTTTTGTACGCACCAGTGAGCAATGTTGTGTGAATCCAGTTAATGGATGCTAGATTAAGTTGTTCTGACAGCTGAGACTGCAGCAAATATACTTCATTCTAACAATGAAGGCTGAAaacattttattcagaaaaatAGGTGCACTGTTTTCCTTTAACCAGTAGGACTTCCTTGTAGGACTGCCTGGACACTGTGCATCTCAATGGAAATACTATACACGGGGAAACACTCATTATTaagcacctgtcaatcaacatGCTGCAGTTGGAGATCTTCAGCTTCAAGTACATTTTATACCGTCTTGAACAATCTCTATTGAAGTTATTTCTTTTTTGAGGCAAGGTGGAAGCCTAATAGTTCGGATGTGTTTTACTgcacatgcattttaaaaactaacaggtattttaaatgattaagtGCAATCACTGACATTATGAATTGGAAGGTCAAATTACTCAAGCAAACATCACTGTTTACAACCTTTTCCATTAATTACAACTAACTTCATAACTACACTGTACGTCATTTACCAAAAAACACAGGACACCATTGAATAACTACGAGAAATGTCTGACACCGCTTGCCCCATTTCATAAGTGTGACTCAGTTTTGCTTACTTCACAGATTGACACAAAACATGTACGTAGGTAGAGCTATCACAACATGCCATCACTGCATGGAGTCATCAGCCGTTAATCTTCTTGGCATGATTACTGTAGTAATAAACATCTACTCTTCCTGCCAGGAAACCTGCTCAGAACAACCGTCTTCCATCTCTTAACTGATAAACTGATAATACTTAACTGATAAACTGGAAGTATGTTGATTTGTTTCCACCACATATGTATTAAGTAATAACTTGATGGTGAATTTTACATAAACTTAAACAattctacagtatataaacatGTGTGCAATGCCTAGTTTGGTCATTTCACCAGGAGTTGGTTCAACATCATTCCAAGCAATACATTTCAAACATACATGTTATTAATGAATCTCATCCAGTGCTCATTTCACAGCTTCATTTCTTATCACAGAAAACAATCTAAGCAATGATTCAGAGACCACTGTACAAAATGAGTTCTATTAGCACTTCCGTTTTTACAGGCTCCTAAAAGCAATACTCACATTTCTGCTTGCTTTGTGTAAGGAAGGCATTCTCTGAAATTTGGAGTGCCTAAACTCGAACTTGCACTGACAAAGCCTTGTTTCAGTAGTCTCTCTGTCTTAAACTTCAACAAAGGAAACACTAAGAAGTTAACCAAGGGGAAGACACACTCCTAAAAAAAGTTACTCAACAGCACAGTCATAGCTGATTCCTTCAATTACTTTTTCCTCTGCAACGTAAAGCAGTGAGCTTCCAACAGCTTCTAAAAAGTCCCTGGCATAGTACAGCACAATGAGGCATGGTTACAGTGAGGTGATAGACAGACACTCCCCTTGATGTTAGTTCAAATGACTAATTTACTATCCGTGTTTTCTCATTTAAAGaacaaacattaaataaaatgaagtaTTGTATAGGTCATtgtaaaaatgttgaaaaaaaaactgttacaccTAAAATAGTGTAAGCCTATTATAGATATCTGTTTCAAAACAAACTAACATACAGTGTAGTCCCCTGCACAGGACGTTTCACAAAACAAGCACAAAAGTTTCAGCTACTATAGAAGTTGAGCTTACCTGCTTCCACAACTTTATGACAGAGGAAATGTTTACTTCCTTCTGAAACCAACAAAGTTCCATTTCATTTGCCTTTAGAACACCAGTACGTGGTTCAAGATCCTgctttaaacacttttcaaagtGTGGCTCTCCTTATGATTCGTAAAAAAATCTGACGGAAATTCGGAAATGTGATAGTGCTAATGACTCGCATGCACTTACATGCTACACTTATAACATGCAAGGCAGTAGCTCAGGCATGAGATATCAGTGTCACTACCTGTATGAACCTCCCCTGTGAGTCGTGGCTTTAACCTGCCCTGTTTACAGGAAATATTACTCTTTACGTATTGTATCGCCCCAGGTGAGGCCCTACTACACGTTTTGGGAAAGAGAAAAGTATGATATTTCATAaaccttgttttgtgttttgggacTCTTTTGGCAAACATAAAAACACGATGACACATCAGGGAGACAGAGTTTCCTATCACCAAACAAATAaacgtgtgtgtgggggggggggttacactaaaacactaaaacaaaggACGTATCATTAttgcttttttgttgtagtttttcAGTAATACCTGGGTGAGAACCACTACAGTAACTCTGACCATCCTCAAATTACCTTCACGAATGAAAGACATAGG
The sequence above is drawn from the Acipenser ruthenus chromosome 12, fAciRut3.2 maternal haplotype, whole genome shotgun sequence genome and encodes:
- the pde4ba gene encoding cAMP-specific 3',5'-cyclic phosphodiesterase 4B isoform X4 — protein: MPETNYLLTVSWGYIKFKRMLNRELTHMSETSRSGNQVSEFISNTFLDKQNDMEIPSPTSKARDKKKKEQQLMTQISGVKKLTHGSSLTNCSISRFGVKTDKEDLLSKELEDLNKWGLNIFKVSEYSHSRPLTCIMYAIFQERDLLKTFKIPTDTFVSYMMTLEDHYHSDAAYHNSLHAADVAQSTHILLSTPALDAVFTDLEILAAIFAAAIHDVDHPGVSNQFLINTNSELALMYNDESVLENHHLAVGFKLLQEEHCDIFQNLSKKQRQSLRKMVIDMVLATDMSKHMSLLADLKTMVETKKVTSSGVLLLDNYTDRIQVLRNMVHCADLSNPTKSLELYRQWTDRIMDEFFHQGDRERERGMEISPMCDKHTASVEKSQVGFIDYIVHPLWETWADLVHPDAQDILDTLEDNRNWYQSMIPQSPSPPFYEQGQDNHSTTEKFQFELTLEEEDDSEGTERENSQGEDSTSEAISPSENEDMEDQIEATHIQIITQDASPVDT